GAAGCCCGGGCGACCCTTGAGCTGTGCCTGTTGCAGGGTGATCAGCTGTTTGACAAGGGCTACGTAACCGTAGAGGACCTGGAGGTCTATCACGACCTCAACATGCGATTTCATGAAGTGATTGTCGAAGGCAGCCATAACCCGGCAATTGCCGACGCACTGGCGCGCAACGATCATTTGCCCTTCGCTTCGGTGACAGCCCTGGCCGTAGACTGCAACGACATGGTCCGGGAATACCGACGCTTCAACTACGCCCACATGCAACACCATTCGGTGTTCGATGCTTTGGTCAATCGCCAGGGCGCGCGTGCCGAAGCGATCATGCGCGAGCACGCCAACGCCACGTTACGTTATGCCGAGATCTTCGGCTCGGCGACGGCCGAAGAGCGGATGAAGGTCATTCTCCGCTCGGAATAGGCACGTTTCTTTCAGATGTCCAGCACCAGCAGCGGCGTTTTCGAGCGCGAGCAGCAAGGGGTGAACTGGTCGTTGCAGGCCTGTTCATCCTCGGTGAGGAACAGGTCACGGTGTTCCGGCACGCCCTCCAGAACCCGAGTCAGGCAGGTCCCACAAATGCCCTGTTCGCAGGAAATGGCAATCTCGATGCCCTGGTTCTGCAGAACCTGCACCACGCTCTTGTCGGCCGGCACCTCGAAGACCTGGCCGCTGCTGGCGACCTTGATCGAGAAACTGCCATCGGCGCCAGTGTCGACGGGGTTGGCGGCGAAGTACTCGCGATGCAGGCATTGCTCCTGCCAGCCTTTGCCCTTGGCCGTGTCCAGCACATGCTGCATAAAACCGCCGGGACCACACACATATAAATGAACGTCATTGTGTGGCCTGGCCAGGACCTTGGCCGCGTCCAGCGCAGTGTCGGGCTCCTGATCGAAATGCAGGAACACCCGGTCGGCAAAAGCCGAGTGTTGCAGGCGTTCGACAAAGGCCGCGCGCTCTCGCGAACGGGCGCAGTAGTGCAGCTCGAAATCGGCGCCGCTGTGGGCCAGTCGTTCCGCCATGCAGAGGATTGGGGTAATGCCGATACCACCGGCGAAGAGCAGGCTGCGCCGGGCCTCATGCGCCAACGGAAACAGATTGCGCGGTTCACTGATAGACAGCCGCATGCCAGCGTGGATTTGTTCGTGCATGGC
The Pseudomonas lini DNA segment above includes these coding regions:
- a CDS encoding GntR family transcriptional regulator → MSKPGQTVLVALRKMIASGELAAGERLMEIPTAELFGVSRMPVRMAFRTLEQEGLLVRFGGRGFQVRSVSPDDIAGAVEVRGVLEGLAARQTAERGLSDEARATLELCLLQGDQLFDKGYVTVEDLEVYHDLNMRFHEVIVEGSHNPAIADALARNDHLPFASVTALAVDCNDMVREYRRFNYAHMQHHSVFDALVNRQGARAEAIMREHANATLRYAEIFGSATAEERMKVILRSE
- a CDS encoding 2Fe-2S iron-sulfur cluster-binding protein, producing the protein MIEVLVVSRNDEAQDICSYELASVDDRPLPTFSAGAHIDVHLPGGLIRQYSLCNHPEERHRYLIGVLKDPVSRGGSLAMHEQIHAGMRLSISEPRNLFPLAHEARRSLLFAGGIGITPILCMAERLAHSGADFELHYCARSRERAAFVERLQHSAFADRVFLHFDQEPDTALDAAKVLARPHNDVHLYVCGPGGFMQHVLDTAKGKGWQEQCLHREYFAANPVDTGADGSFSIKVASSGQVFEVPADKSVVQVLQNQGIEIAISCEQGICGTCLTRVLEGVPEHRDLFLTEDEQACNDQFTPCCSRSKTPLLVLDI